One region of Juglans microcarpa x Juglans regia isolate MS1-56 chromosome 7S, Jm3101_v1.0, whole genome shotgun sequence genomic DNA includes:
- the LOC121240841 gene encoding uncharacterized protein LOC121240841 yields MKDSEESTRENEEESEEESEFVEGDEGDLVNCVIQRLLLTPKHEDHTQRHVIFKARCTINHNVCNLIIDSGSCENIVSKALISTLKLHTEQYPKPYKISWIKKGVETKVPATRQVPFSIGKFYNDVVDCDVVEMDACHVLLGRPWQFHVDATCKGRDNTYSFWWHEKKVVLLSTGERSREVAVPEKKNYFLTVAEDQFLIDAKESGEIVTLVVKGRTEEAVSKLPPHVQRLFEEFSDIVPPDLPAGLPPMQDIQHYGIRVDEAKVQAIRAWPCLTSLTQVRSFHGLATFYQRFIRNFSTLAAPITECVKKGRFQWGDDQDMSFAIIKEKLSTTSILALPSFEKLFEVECDASIVSIGAILSQEGRPVKFFSEKLNEARRKWTVYELEFYAIVRALKRWEHYLVDYLHSKFTIVLKYKTGQHNKVADALSRRGELLITLHTKITGFEQLKELYVEDNDFAETLRKCKLKQPMADFHVHNDYLFRSNQQCIPRISLREHLIRELHGGGLWGHVGRDKTIALVAECYYWPQL; encoded by the exons ATGAAGGACAGCGAGGAGTCGACTAGGGAGAATGAAGAAGAATCGGAGGAAGAAAGTGAGTTCGTTGAAGGTGACGAGGGTGATTTGGTGAACTGCGTCATACAACGGCTCCTTCTGACGCCGAAACATGAGGATCATACCCAGAGGCATGTTATTTTCAAGGCTCGTTGCACCATTAATCATAATGTTTGCAACTTGATTATCGATAGTGGGAGTTGTGAAAACATCGTATCAAAGGCGCTGATTTCTACCTTGAAGCTGCACACGGAACAATATCCCAAGCCTTACAAGATCAGTTGGATCAAGAAGGGCGTTGAAACTAAGGTACCTGCCACTCGCCAAGTCCCATTTTCAATTGGTAAATTTTACAATGATGTAGTGGACTGCGACGTGGTGGAAATGGACGCCTGTCATGTGTTGCTAGGGAGACCATGGCAGTTTCATGTGGACGCCACATGCAAGGGGCGCGACAATACCTATTCATTTTGGTGGCATGAAAAGAAGGTGGTGTTGTTGTCTACGGGAGAGAGGTCCCGTGAAGTAGCCGTGCCTGAGAAGAAGAATTATTTTCTTACAGTAGCCGAGGATCAATTCCTAATAGATGCGAAGGAGAGTGGTGAAATTGTGACACTTGTTGTAAAGGGTAGAACTGAAGAAGCTGTCTCAAAATTACCTCCCCATGTTCAGCGGCTGTTTGAAGAGTTTTCAGACATTGTGCCTCCTGATTTGCCGGCTGGTCTACCTCCTATGCAAGATATACAACACT ATGGAATTCGTGTAGATGAAGCAAAGGTTCAGGCCATTCGAGCGTGGCCATGCCTGACATCCCTCACGCAAGTTCGAAGTTTCCATGGACTAGCCACTTTTTACCAGAGGTTCATTCGGAATTTTAGCACTTTAGCAGCACCAATTACCGAATGCGTGAAGAAGGGTCGATTTCAATGGGGTGATGACCAAGATATGAGCTTTGCTATAATCAAAGAAAAGTTGTCCACAACCTCAATACTTGCATTGCCCAGCTTTGAGAAATTATTTGAAGTAGAGTGTGATGCCTCCATTGTTAGCATTGGGGCCATTCTCTCACAAGAAGGTCGACCTGTCAAATTCTTTAGTGAGAAATTGAATGAAGCAAGGCGCAAGTGGACTGTCTATGAGTTGGAGTTCTATGCGATAGTCAGGGCCTTAAAGCGTTGGGAGCATTACCTG GTGGATTACCTACATTCAAAATTCACCATAGTCCTTAAGTACAAGACAGGTCAGCACAACAAGGTGGCAGATGCTCTCAGCCGTCGAGGAGAACTTCTTATCACTTTACATACTAAAATCACTGGTTTTGAACAGCTCAAAGAACTCTATGTGGAAGATAATGACTTTGCTGAAACTTTGAGGAAGTGCAAGCTCAAGCAACCCATGGCAGATTTCCATGTTCACAATGACTATTTGTTTCGCAGCAACCAGCAATGTATACCGAGGATTTCTCTACGTGAACATCTGATTCGTGAATTGCATGGTGGAGGCCTGTGGGGTCATGTGGGGCGAGATAAGACAATTGCTCTAGTAGCCGAGTGTTACTATTGGCCACAACTGTAG
- the LOC121240842 gene encoding uncharacterized protein LOC121240842 has protein sequence MHIEKNICDNVLGTLLNIDGKTKDSTNARRDLANLGLRKELHLQHDGNRISMSLGFYMLNLNERRKFCAWLSVKFQDGFASNIARCVSVSDGKIKGMKSHDCHIFMQELLPVVIGGFLWPYVCQALINLSSYFKELCSRTLDLSVLHQLQANIPIIFCKLEMIFPPAFFDIMVHLAIDLLEETLLARLVQYRWMYPFKRYLRKFKRYVRNRACPEGSIAEAYVHLECLTFCSIYLRDIETRYNREERNSDVANELGNEPCLSVFSQKVRPLGTVSSKKLSDTLMRKARWEHHNILKEEDPHNINRRHRSQFPSWFKSRRAIRPSEVINDIYALACGPDPWVASYAGCIMNGVRFHTKERERHRRTQNSGVVVYGEHNGSPIDFYGVLHDIIELRYMGRCKVYLFSCAWYDVGDSRRGIRVRDHLTIVNTARHMYKDEPFALACQALQVFYLTDLTLGGSWQVVHKITNRNVYNIHLMTIVDDENGDDDSSGGEAEDDVHTDLHNYPPILESESAMGNLLNRVDEENLPVDPAIISRRVPSESVDNDSFIDDDPLDDELGMDDINDDDNSSSESGQHLYEETDVLNMLI, from the exons atgcatattgagaaaaatatatgtgataaCGTGTTGGGAACTTTGCTCAATATTGATGGGAAAACCAAAGACTCCACCAATGCACGTAGGGATTTGGCTAATCTTGGACTAAGAAAAGAATTGCATTTACAACATGATGGCAATCGTATTTCTATGAGTCTTGGTTTCTACATGTTAAATTTAAATGAGCGAAGAAAATTTTGTGCATGGTTGTCAGTGAAATTCCAGGATGGTTTTGCCTCAAACATTGCACGATGTGTTAGTGTTAGTGATGGAAAAATCAAAGGAATGAAGAGCCATGATTGTCATATCTTTATGCAAGAACTATTGCCGGTTGTTATTGGTGGGTTCCTATGGCCTTATGTGTGTCAAGCCTTAATAAACTTAAGCTCGTACTTCAAAGAATTATGTTCACGAACTTTGGACCTATCAGTGTTGCATCAGCTTCAAGCAAATATTCCTATTATCTTTTGTAAATTGGAAATGATATTCCCTCCCGCATTTTTTGATATCATGGTGCACCTAGCCATTGATTTGCTAGAGGAGACATTGCTAGCAAGACTCGtgcaatatagatggatgtaccCTTTTAAAAGGTATCTAAGGAAGTTCAAGCGGTACGTTCGCAACAGAGCCTGTCCAGAAGGCTCAATTGCTGAGGCATATGTTCATCTCGAGTGTCTTACATTTTGCTCTATTTATCTTCGCGATATTGAGACTAGATATAACCGAGAGGAACGCAACAGTGACGTTGCGAATGAGTTGGGAAATGAGCCTTGTTTATCTGTTTTCTCACAAAAGGTTCGACCACTAGGGACAGTAAGCTCTAAGAAATTGTCTGACACACTAATGAGAAAGGCCCGATG GGAGCACCATAACATATTGAAAGAAGAGGACCCTCATAACATCAATCGTAGGCATCGGAGTCAATTCCCATCATGGTTCAAATCACGT CGTGCAATTAGGCCAAGTGAAGTAATCAATGACATATATGCATTAGCATGTGGTCCTGATCCGTGGGTCGCATCATATGCCGGATGCATAATGAATGGAGTTCGTTTCCATACGAAAGAGCGTGAAAGGCATCGCCGCACCCAAAATAGCGGAGTGGTGGTTTATGGCGAGCACAATGGATCCCCTATTGACTTCTATGGAGTGTTGCATGATATTATAGAATTACGCTATATGGGTCGGTGCAAGGTTTATTTGTTTAGTTGTGCTTGGTATGACGTTGGCGACTCGAGGAGGGGGATACGTGTGAGGGACCACTTGACGATAGTGAATACTGCTAGGCACATGTATAAAGATGAGCCTTTCGCCCTTGCATGCCAAGCATTGCAAGTGTTTTATCTCACGGATCTAACATTGGGGGGAAGTTGGCAGGTTGTACATAAGATTACAAATAGGAATGTTTACAACATTCACTTGATGACTATTGTTGATGATGAGAATGGTGATGACGACTCGTCTGGGGGTGAAGCAGAAGATGATGTTCACACAGATCTCCATAACTATCCCCCTATCCTCGAGAGTGAATCAGCCATGGGCAATCTATTGAATCGAGTTGATGAAGAGAATTTGCCCGTTGATCCAGCAATCATATCACGTCGAGTCCCGTCCGAATCAGTTGACAATGATTCATTTATCGATGATGACCCATTAGATGATGAGTTGGGGATGGATGACATAAATGACGATGATAACTCCAGTAGCGAGTCTGGGCAACATCTTTATGAGGAGACAGATGTATTGAATATGTTAATTTAA